The genomic DNA GGAGACGTATCTTGGCGTTTGCGGTTCATCTCCGGGGCATTAGCCGTCGGCGGTCTGGCCGTCGCGGCGCTCGGTTTCCTCGAAGCTCCTGTCGTGGCCGGTGCTTTGATCGCGGTGATCGGAGGAAGCACCGCCATGTTTACGCCGTTGGTGTGGACGATGCTCCAAGAATTGACGCCGGCGCATCTCTTGGGCCGGGTCTTTACGAGCTTCGCCACGGGAGGAATGGCGTCATCCATGGCCGGTATGGCTGGTTTTGGATGGGCTGCCGATACAATCGGTCCCGCCGCCAGCCTGGGAGGCATCAGCCTCATTCTTCTCATGACGGCTGCTACCGCATGGCTGTTCAGTTTTTACAAGTCGCACACGGGGGCCTTGGCCGTTTCTACGCCCGGCCCCTTGGTTTCTTAATCCACCGTCCAATCGTAGATCCGCATTGGACGCGTGTTCGCACACCGTCCTGAAGTTTCATCAACAGACGCATCACTCGGACGGCCTCTGAGATACGAAGAGGCCGTCTCACTCGGGGAAGAGATGACACGGAAGCCGTTGCGAGTTAGAATGGCCCCGGTGAATTCTCGGGAACATCGTTTACGAGGAGGGCTCTCGCGATGACCATGTCGCCACGAGCGCTGATCATACTGAGCATGAGCTTGCTCCTGCCGGGACCTATAGATCCCGCGTTCTCCGATACCCATGACAAAGAAAGTTCAACGGAAGCGCCTGCTCCGCGCCCACAACGTCCTCCCCCTGCCTCCGACGGTCAGCCGGCACCGACTAAGCCACCGACGGACGTGAAGCCTCAGTCCTCACCCGCTCCGACGAAGACGGACACATCAACTGATCACAAAGAAGTCGCGCCGGAGAAGCCCGCGCCGCCCAAGCCATCGACGGACGCGAAGCCGCAGTCCCCACCCAGTCCTCCGACGAAATCGGACTCGACCGATCACAAAGAAGTCACGCCGGAGAAACATGCGCCGACTAAGCCACCGACGGAAGGGAAGGCGCAATCCGCACCCGCTCCGGCAACGAAGGCGGACTCACAACCGGCTGAATCTGAGAGTAAGGAAAAAGAAAAAGAAAAAGAACAGACCGCCAAAAGGCCCCTAGGTTCACTGATTTTGTCGGTCAAGCTTGCGCTGATGGGGGATCCACGACTGTTCCGCTACGAGATTGAAGTGGGAGACGACCAGCAAACCGTGACCCTGGCAGGACGTGTCTCGACCGAAGAAGAAAAAACGGCTGCGACAGAAATCGCGCAAGCCGTCCCGGGTGTCAAGGCCGTGGTCAACCAGCTTGCCGTCGAGAAAGACCTTGCGAAGACGCTGTTGAAGAAACAAGATGAAACCCTCACGACCTTGATCAAAGAACGTTTCTCCAAAAGCGCGACCCTGAAAGCAGCCAACTTCGAAGTGAAGACTGAGGACGGTGTCGTTCAGCTCAACGGAACGGTGCGTTTCCAGGTCACGGCTCTCGAAGCCGCTGAGACGGCCCGTCAAGTGCCCGGTGTCCGAGCAGTGAACACCGAAAAGATACGGCTGGAGGGCGAGAGCTGATGCAAGGCCGCTTCGGCCCCTTGCCCTACTCTCCCCCTATGGTGCAGAACGCAGACAGCATCTCAACCCAGGATCGTCCACTGCTCCTGACCCGTGATTTCGGACTTGTCTGGTCCGGACAATTTATCTCACAGATAGGAGACGGCATCTCAAGACTGGCGCTCCTGTGGTTTGTCTATGCCGTCACCGGGTCGCCCATCAAAACGTCCGTCATCGGCCTGCTGCAGACGATCCCTCCGATTGTGTTGGGTCCGATCATCGGCGTGTACGTCGATCGGCTTCCGAAAAAGGTGCTGCTCATCACCAGCGATATACTGCGCGCGTTGTTGATCGGGTTGATTCCCTGCCTCATTCCCGTGGAATCCTTTACGGTATCCGTGCTCTATATCTTGGTCCTCTTGCACGCCATTGCGACGGCGGTGTTCGGTCCGGCTCTCACCGCCGCCATACCTTCGTTGGTTCCTAAAACCCAATTCACGGCCGGCAATGCGCTTCTCCAAAGCACGACCAGCCTCGGCATTATTTTCGGTCCCGCGCTGAGCGGCTTAGGCATTGCCGCGTACGGATCACAAGAGGTCCTATGCCTCAACGCCGCCACGTACATGATTTCTGCCGCGTGCCTCACGTTGGTCCGCTTCAAGAACTCTGCGCCACAGGTTCCGTCACGGGCTGCGCGACCGACGATGCTGCAAGATCTGGTTGAAGGATTTCGCTATAGTGTCGTCATCCAACCGACGATCTTACTCTTGACCGGCACCGCCGCTCTCTATACGTTCGGCACCAGCGCGTTGACCGCGCTCTTCCCTGTGTTCGCACGGAAAATGCTGGGACTGGGCCCGGTAGAGATCGGGTATTTATGGTCCGCGGTCGGCGTCGGGCTTTTCATCACATCGATCGGGCTCTTGTGGGCGACCGACTGGATGATCAAGGATCGAATGCGTCTGATCATGGGTACCAGTGTGTTGAGCGCGGCTGCCCTTTGCGTGTTGACCAGAACGACTGATCTTTATACGGCCGGTCTCCTCATGGGTTTGATCGGCTGTGGGATGGGAGCCTTTACCCCGATTGCGTGGGGCATCATTCAAGAACTCGCACCGAGGCGGATGATCGGACGAGTCTTGGGATTCTATGGAACAGGCGCGATGACGGCCGCCATCGGGGGAATTTCTGCATTCGGATGGATCATGGAACAACAGAGTGTGGAAACCGGCGTATACGGGCTCGGCCTCGTGATGTTGGTGACGAGTCTGGTCGCCGCGCGCATGAGCCGATCCAGCGCCGTGCATTAACAGGCCGCGTGAAAACTCTGTTGATGCCAACATTTGGCTGATTTGCCTGTATGATGTTAACGCAGAATAACTTCAGGATGCTCAAAAAGGCTGTCCAGCAAGGCCGCAGCGAGGTCCGCGACGCGAAGAATAATGAGCGTCACGTCTGCGGACGGGCGCCTTCGGCTTCGCCGCGAGGCGAGCGAGTCGGTGAGCGCCCAGTGTCTTAGAGGGCGAGGCGCAATCATTTTTCACCCACCGCCCCGAGCTGCTTTGCAGCTCTTTCCCGGTGGCACGTTGAGCCCCTGAGGTTCACGCCGCGCTGAATAAAGCGCGGCACGTATGTGAACGCCGCCGAGATGGTGAGGCGGCAGTCTTGCGAGAACGCCGCTGGCGGACTTTTTCAGCATCCTGTTGAAGGGAATCATTCATGAACGACGTTATCAGATTGAAGGATCAATATTATATCCTCGCATCATCCTCCTTGGCCGAAGGCCGCACGGAAGCGTTGAAGCAGGGTGAAACCTTCGCAGTGTTCGATCGGTATGGCGATATCCATGAAGTTTTGCCGGGCCCGCAGGGTCTCTATCATGAAGGGACGCGGTTCCTCTCCCGATTCGAACTCTCGCTCGGGGAGGAGCGTCCGATGTTGCTCAGCGCAAAGACGAAGGACGACAATGCGCTCGTTCGGATCGATCTCACCAACGCGGACATGATGCTGGATGAGCAACGGCCGGTGCCGCGCGGCACGCTCCATCTGTGCCGTACCCGGTTTCTCTGGCAAGGGACCTGTTACGAGCGCATCCGGGTTCATAACTACGGAGTGGAAAAATTTCCCCTCCGGCTCATGGTCGCCATGGATGCGGATTTTGCCGACCTCTTCGAAGCGCGGGGTCGACAGCGGCCTCGTCGCGGATGGAAGCTGAACACCGTTCGATCGAAGACCGGACTGGTGCTTGGATATAAAGGGCTCGATGAGATCGTCCGTCGGACTTCCATCAAATGCTCTCCGACGCCGAAGCGGGTCACGTCCGATGGGTTGAAGATCGAGGCGAACATTCCTCCACACGCCGACATGGCGTGGGAGATCTCGATTTCCTGCGAAATCAAGCAACGGCGGAGTCGGACGTTTCTCTCCTACGACCGTGCCCATGGGGAAGCCTTTCGCGCGTTACAGAAAGCCAAATCCTCCGATGCTCATATCTACACGTCGAATGAACAATTCAATCACTGGTTGAACCGGTCGATGGCCGATCTCCACATGTTGGTCTCGGAGACACCGCAGGGACTCTATCCCTATGCCGGCGTGCCCTGGTTCAGCGTCCCGTTCGGGCGAGACGGGATTATTACCGCATTGCAAATGCTGTGGATGAATCCCGCTCTCGCCCGTGGCGTTCTCGGCTTTCTGGCCGCGACTCAGGCGACGGAGAATCGGCCGGAACAGGATGCGGAGGTCGGCAAGATTTTGCACGAGACGCGGCAGGGCGAGATGGCGGCACTCGGGGAAATTCCGTTCGGCAGATACTACGGGAGTGTCGACGCCACGCCGTTGTTCATCGTGCTGGCGGGCGCATATTACGAACGGAGCGGCGATCGCGGATTTCTTACGGCGCTCTGGCCGCACATTCAGCTGGCCCTGCAGTGGATCGATCAGTACGGCGATCCGACCGGTATGGGTTTCACGACCTACGCTCGGCGGACCGACAAGGGACTGGTGCATCAAGGATGGAAGGACTCTCACGATGCCGTTTTCCATGCCGACGGGACGGCTGCCGAAGGGCCGATTGCGCTCTGCGAGGTCCAGGCGTACGTCTATCGAGCCAAACGAACGGCGGCGGACCTGGCTCGGATTTTGGGGGATTCCGATCACGCCGATCGATTGCTGAAAGAAGCGGACTCACTTCGCGATCGATTCGAGCGGGCGTTCTGGTGCAAGGAACTGGACTCGTATGCCCTTGCGTTGGACGGGAAGGGACGGCCTTGCCGCGTACGTTCCTCAAACGCCGGCCATTGTCTCTACGGCGGCATTGCCGAGAAGGAGCGCGGGGTACGTACGGCACGCGCACTGTTGAGCGAAGGGTGTTTCAGCGGATGGGGTATCCGCACGATCGCGACCTCTGAGGCACGGTACAACCCGATGTCCTACCATAACGGGTCGGTGTGGCCTCACGATAACGCCATCATCGCGGCCGGC from Nitrospira sp. includes the following:
- a CDS encoding putative MFS-type transporter, whose protein sequence is MQGRFGPLPYSPPMVQNADSISTQDRPLLLTRDFGLVWSGQFISQIGDGISRLALLWFVYAVTGSPIKTSVIGLLQTIPPIVLGPIIGVYVDRLPKKVLLITSDILRALLIGLIPCLIPVESFTVSVLYILVLLHAIATAVFGPALTAAIPSLVPKTQFTAGNALLQSTTSLGIIFGPALSGLGIAAYGSQEVLCLNAATYMISAACLTLVRFKNSAPQVPSRAARPTMLQDLVEGFRYSVVIQPTILLLTGTAALYTFGTSALTALFPVFARKMLGLGPVEIGYLWSAVGVGLFITSIGLLWATDWMIKDRMRLIMGTSVLSAAALCVLTRTTDLYTAGLLMGLIGCGMGAFTPIAWGIIQELAPRRMIGRVLGFYGTGAMTAAIGGISAFGWIMEQQSVETGVYGLGLVMLVTSLVAARMSRSSAVH
- a CDS encoding Glycogen debranching enzyme, whose product is MNDVIRLKDQYYILASSSLAEGRTEALKQGETFAVFDRYGDIHEVLPGPQGLYHEGTRFLSRFELSLGEERPMLLSAKTKDDNALVRIDLTNADMMLDEQRPVPRGTLHLCRTRFLWQGTCYERIRVHNYGVEKFPLRLMVAMDADFADLFEARGRQRPRRGWKLNTVRSKTGLVLGYKGLDEIVRRTSIKCSPTPKRVTSDGLKIEANIPPHADMAWEISISCEIKQRRSRTFLSYDRAHGEAFRALQKAKSSDAHIYTSNEQFNHWLNRSMADLHMLVSETPQGLYPYAGVPWFSVPFGRDGIITALQMLWMNPALARGVLGFLAATQATENRPEQDAEVGKILHETRQGEMAALGEIPFGRYYGSVDATPLFIVLAGAYYERSGDRGFLTALWPHIQLALQWIDQYGDPTGMGFTTYARRTDKGLVHQGWKDSHDAVFHADGTAAEGPIALCEVQAYVYRAKRTAADLARILGDSDHADRLLKEADSLRDRFERAFWCKELDSYALALDGKGRPCRVRSSNAGHCLYGGIAEKERGVRTARALLSEGCFSGWGIRTIATSEARYNPMSYHNGSVWPHDNAIIAAGMAAYGYKQGAMKVLTGIFDASLFIELHRLPELFCGFSRRAGESPTLYPTACSPQAWAAGAGFLLLQACLGLRIDAPHRLVSFDRPVLPPFLERVEIRNLSVGTARLDLVLDRHENEVALRAARRVGEVEVVLTM